In a single window of the Helicobacter felis ATCC 49179 genome:
- a CDS encoding BspA family leucine-rich repeat surface protein gives MQQVLEKLEQELKNVKRAMRLGKSALEEGLEVQQEAEELRASFSAFSEGLGGALKALREHYASLKEDDLELEKSLTKLKHAQAKIVASLSALEKPNSAQEVLEVLEGLQNSVTDLEGVLGAIASKPSQPTPQNFSTPKGAKKYVPQSKEELKKLVADESVHLGDIDISKITDLSYVFSHSTGVGVPPAFTRKNFEGLETWDTSHVTDMRNMFNNAIHFDHDISSWNVSRVECMSGMFSHCICFNQPLNNWNVSSVMEMWCMFFCCEDFNQPLDNWDVSSVEKMGGMFTKCKNFNQSLNNWNISSVKSIDGMFNGCSSFNQPLDNWDVSRITNMYRMFQDCENFNQSLDDWNVSRVEDMRAMFQDCKNFNQHLNSWDVSNVKDMKHMFNGCTSFNQPLGDWDVSSVKNTFGMFAGCEQFNQPLDSWDVSKVKDMDCMFDDCDRLTTLPHWYRA, from the coding sequence ATGCAACAAGTTTTAGAAAAGTTAGAGCAAGAGCTCAAAAATGTCAAGCGGGCTATGCGTTTGGGCAAAAGTGCCCTAGAAGAGGGCTTAGAAGTGCAACAAGAGGCTGAGGAACTTCGCGCGAGTTTTAGCGCATTTTCTGAAGGTTTGGGCGGTGCGCTAAAGGCTTTAAGAGAGCATTATGCTAGCTTAAAAGAGGATGACTTAGAGCTAGAAAAAAGCTTGACTAAGCTAAAGCACGCCCAAGCTAAGATAGTTGCGTCTTTAAGCGCGCTAGAGAAACCCAATAGCGCCCAAGAGGTCTTAGAGGTGCTAGAGGGCTTGCAAAATAGCGTTACAGATTTAGAGGGCGTGCTAGGCGCGATTGCATCCAAACCCAGCCAGCCCACGCCCCAAAATTTTTCTACACCTAAGGGTGCTAAAAAATATGTCCCCCAAAGCAAAGAGGAGCTTAAAAAATTAGTCGCCGATGAGAGTGTGCATCTAGGGGATATTGACATTAGCAAGATTACGGATTTGAGTTATGTGTTTTCGCATTCAACTGGTGTGGGTGTGCCCCCAGCCTTCACCCGCAAAAACTTTGAAGGCTTAGAAACTTGGGATACTTCGCATGTAACCGACATGCGAAACATGTTTAATAATGCTATCCACTTTGACCATGATATTTCAAGTTGGAATGTGTCTAGGGTAGAATGCATGAGCGGTATGTTTTCTCATTGTATATGCTTTAATCAGCCCTTAAACAACTGGAATGTGTCTAGTGTCATGGAGATGTGGTGTATGTTTTTTTGTTGTGAGGATTTTAACCAGCCCCTAGATAACTGGGATGTGTCTAGTGTGGAAAAAATGGGAGGTATGTTTACTAAGTGCAAAAATTTTAATCAATCCCTAAATAATTGGAACATCTCCAGTGTAAAAAGCATAGATGGTATGTTTAATGGATGCTCTAGTTTTAACCAACCTTTGGATAACTGGGATGTGTCTAGGATTACAAATATGTATCGTATGTTTCAAGATTGTGAGAATTTTAACCAGTCTTTAGATGATTGGAATGTGTCTAGAGTGGAAGACATGCGTGCCATGTTTCAAGATTGTAAAAACTTTAATCAACACTTAAATAGCTGGGATGTTTCTAATGTTAAGGATATGAAACACATGTTTAATGGTTGCACTAGCTTTAACCAACCCTTAGGAGACTGGGATGTATCTAGTGTCAAAAACACTTTTGGCATGTTTGCTGGTTGCGAACAATTTAACCAACCTTTGGATAGTTGGGATGTGTCTAAGGTTAAGGATATGGATTGCATGTTTGATGATTGCGACCGCCTCACAACCCTCCCCCATTGGTATCGCGCCTAA
- a CDS encoding DNA-methyltransferase produces MAGQIFNSIRHAKKCDKHPCQLPVHLLERLLLMSTEEGEVVLDPFLGTGTTALAAKRLQRHFIGFEKDAQYCQISTEKLKLENFVSKLGDSFVSFYLNEIVTLRDSDWNKLKTFFEIPEDIKEIDTQKIVKKQLLSLFV; encoded by the coding sequence GTGGCAGGGCAAATATTTAATTCTATCCGCCATGCTAAAAAGTGCGATAAACATCCATGTCAGTTGCCTGTGCATTTATTAGAAAGACTGCTTTTAATGAGTACAGAAGAGGGCGAGGTGGTGCTTGACCCCTTTTTGGGCACGGGCACCACCGCCCTAGCTGCCAAAAGACTACAAAGGCATTTCATCGGCTTTGAAAAGGATGCGCAGTATTGCCAAATCTCCACAGAAAAACTTAAACTTGAAAACTTTGTGTCTAAACTGGGTGATTCTTTTGTAAGTTTCTACTTAAATGAAATCGTAACGCTACGAGATAGTGATTGGAACAAGCTCAAGACCTTTTTTGAGATTCCAGAAGACATCAAAGAGATCGACACGCAAAAAATCGTTAAAAAGCAACTTCTTAGTTTATTTGTGTAG
- a CDS encoding HyaD/HybD family hydrogenase maturation endopeptidase, producing MDILVLGVGNILLGDEGVGVHLCNQLAHNYAFDYPHKLEFMDGGTMAQALIPWIVEYDKVLILDCVSVANARVGEVFCFDFESIPPEITWAGSAHEVEMLQTLRLTALMGDLPPTTIIGLVPSIVQEHTTFELSAEMLQGAQVARDCALEILSKWGVRISAKANAQSLTEIAQHSYRMAL from the coding sequence GTGGATATTTTGGTGCTAGGGGTGGGGAATATCTTACTAGGCGATGAGGGGGTTGGGGTGCATTTGTGCAACCAACTAGCCCATAATTACGCTTTTGACTACCCTCATAAATTAGAATTTATGGACGGGGGCACCATGGCGCAGGCTTTAATCCCCTGGATTGTGGAATACGATAAGGTTTTGATCTTGGATTGCGTGAGCGTGGCTAACGCGCGCGTGGGCGAAGTCTTTTGCTTTGACTTTGAAAGCATCCCCCCTGAGATCACTTGGGCGGGTAGCGCGCATGAGGTGGAGATGTTGCAAACCTTGAGATTGACCGCTTTAATGGGCGATCTACCGCCCACGACCATTATCGGACTTGTGCCCTCCATTGTGCAGGAACACACGACCTTTGAACTCAGCGCGGAAATGTTGCAAGGCGCGCAGGTGGCTAGGGATTGTGCGCTGGAAATTTTGAGTAAATGGGGCGTGCGCATATCCGCTAAAGCCAATGCACAAAGTTTAACAGAGATCGCACAACACTCTTATAGGATGGCACTATGA
- a CDS encoding Hpy99I family type II restriction endonuclease (The prototype restriction enzyme for this family is found in Helicobacter pylori and recognizes the site CGWCG.) yields MRCNDFVIATKPLSHVLKNSVGVVRALNGKYALVWFIGVNEMLRVAFEDLETIDIWKTGKGFGVKICNICHVLKSTEDFEINQTDAKGNKTTRPSCRECRKNIDGIKLLPAEKAKMDAKAPSKGSIFVCPICEKRSIVGVTAQLVRDHDHKTGKGREWICDSCNTGLGRFKDNPKFLEKVIEYLKKHENDEAKEF; encoded by the coding sequence ATGCGATGTAATGATTTTGTGATCGCCACAAAACCCCTAAGCCATGTGTTAAAAAATTCAGTGGGGGTGGTTAGAGCCCTTAATGGAAAATACGCTTTAGTGTGGTTTATCGGTGTCAATGAAATGCTACGCGTCGCCTTTGAAGACTTAGAAACTATCGACATTTGGAAAACAGGCAAGGGGTTTGGCGTTAAAATCTGCAACATTTGCCATGTTTTAAAAAGCACAGAGGATTTTGAAATCAACCAAACAGACGCGAAGGGCAATAAAACAACAAGACCGAGTTGTAGAGAGTGCCGTAAAAACATTGATGGTATAAAACTCTTGCCTGCAGAAAAAGCCAAAATGGACGCAAAAGCCCCATCTAAAGGAAGCATTTTTGTCTGCCCCATTTGCGAGAAAAGAAGCATTGTGGGCGTTACAGCTCAATTAGTAAGAGACCACGACCACAAAACCGGCAAGGGTAGGGAGTGGATATGCGATAGTTGCAACACGGGGCTAGGTAGATTTAAAGACAACCCCAAATTTTTAGAGAAGGTGATCGAATATCTTAAAAAACACGAAAACGACGAAGCCAAAGAATTCTAA
- the cybH gene encoding Ni/Fe-hydrogenase, b-type cytochrome subunit, which yields MPHPNNTRYYAHQEYSGWVRFFHWVRALAIFVLMLTGFYIAFPFLQPRSSVYTNMYFLQAYIRSAHIMVGFVLIAISLFRFYLFFFDRKSREERLSVKGIFSLRTWLDQLKIYFLMGRYSLRQGLYNPLQFVAYFSLCALLVLVILSGIVLYYNVYHEGLGARLQPLFQWFEVLCGGLSNVRYIHHLATWGICLFIPVHVYMVVFHSLRFPDGGADVMVSGRRYIKG from the coding sequence ATGCCCCATCCCAATAACACCCGCTACTATGCGCATCAAGAGTATTCAGGTTGGGTGCGCTTTTTCCACTGGGTGCGCGCTTTGGCGATTTTTGTGTTAATGCTCACAGGCTTTTATATCGCCTTCCCCTTTCTGCAACCCCGCTCGAGTGTTTATACAAACATGTATTTCTTGCAAGCCTATATCCGTAGCGCGCATATCATGGTCGGCTTTGTCCTCATTGCCATCTCTCTTTTTAGGTTTTATCTCTTTTTCTTTGATCGCAAGAGTCGCGAGGAACGCCTTTCTGTTAAGGGAATTTTTAGCCTGCGCACTTGGCTAGATCAGCTTAAAATTTACTTTTTAATGGGCAGGTATTCTTTGCGTCAGGGGCTGTATAACCCCCTGCAATTTGTGGCGTATTTCTCTCTCTGCGCGCTTTTGGTGCTGGTGATCTTGAGCGGTATTGTGCTTTACTATAATGTTTATCATGAGGGTTTGGGCGCGCGCTTACAACCTCTTTTTCAATGGTTTGAGGTGTTGTGTGGGGGGCTCTCCAATGTGCGCTATATCCATCACTTAGCAACTTGGGGAATCTGTCTTTTTATTCCAGTGCATGTTTATATGGTCGTGTTCCACTCCCTGCGTTTCCCCGATGGGGGCGCGGATGTTATGGTGAGTGGTCGCCGTTATATAAAAGGCTAG
- a CDS encoding DNA-methyltransferase has translation MDSGFLNRLYASDAVAFLKSHVPSGGVDMVLTSPPYDDLRHYNGYTFEFEKMACEIFRVLKKGGVAVWVVGDKIKNGNKSLTSFRHALYFQEIGFNVHDVMIYAKKNTPFMRSNAYTNSYEYMFVFSKGKPKTFNPLKEATARHGVEMLVANKKADGKNHKVPRELKKEKTRTNIWYYAVGLGGTTNDKEAFKHPATYPEQLAQDHILSWSNEGDLVLDPMCGSGTTCKMAFLNRRNFIGIDISQEYIDLAQQRLDKYMGIFKHAM, from the coding sequence ATGGATAGTGGTTTTCTCAATCGGTTATATGCCAGCGATGCGGTGGCGTTTTTAAAAAGCCATGTGCCTAGTGGTGGCGTGGATATGGTTTTGACCTCTCCGCCCTATGATGATTTGCGTCACTACAATGGCTACACCTTTGAGTTTGAAAAAATGGCTTGTGAAATTTTTAGAGTCCTTAAAAAGGGTGGGGTGGCTGTGTGGGTGGTGGGCGATAAAATCAAAAATGGCAACAAGAGCCTCACCAGCTTTAGGCACGCCCTTTACTTCCAAGAAATCGGGTTTAATGTGCATGATGTGATGATTTATGCCAAGAAAAACACCCCCTTCATGCGATCCAACGCCTACACAAACAGCTACGAATACATGTTCGTTTTTTCTAAGGGCAAACCCAAGACTTTTAACCCCCTTAAGGAGGCGACTGCAAGGCATGGGGTGGAAATGTTGGTGGCAAACAAAAAAGCCGATGGCAAAAACCATAAAGTCCCAAGAGAATTAAAAAAGGAAAAAACAAGAACGAATATTTGGTATTACGCTGTAGGGCTGGGCGGCACCACAAACGACAAAGAGGCGTTTAAACACCCCGCCACTTATCCCGAACAACTCGCCCAAGACCATATCCTGTCATGGAGCAATGAGGGGGACCTTGTGCTTGACCCGATGTGCGGGAGCGGCACGACTTGCAAAATGGCTTTTTTAAATCGAAGAAATTTTATCGGCATTGACATTAGCCAAGAATATATAGACTTGGCACAACAAAGGTTGGATAAATACATGGGGATTTTTAAACATGCGATGTAA
- a CDS encoding nickel-dependent hydrogenase large subunit: MSKKIIVDPITRIEGHLRIEVVVDDNNVITDAHSCSTLFRGLETIIKNRDPRDAGFIAQRICGVCTYSHYKAGISAVEDALGIVPPLNAQLVRSLMNIALLLHDHVVHFYTLHGLDWCDLLSALKADPKKASQIAFDYCDYPLDTGEDTLKAVQKRVGDFAKQGALGPFANGYYGHKTYHLSPEQNLIVLSHYLNLLAIQREAAKMTAIFGAKQPHPQSLTVGGITSVRDVLDPTRLAEWKSKFEIVKNFVERAYYPDLVMAAQMFKNEQSVLHGCGVKNFIAHEEILLSRDKYLLSSGVVLNGDLNTLHPINEDWIKEDVTHSWYKYDSKETELHPYDGQTTPDYTGFKEGQSIGLSGKLEPSKVLDTQGKYSWIKAPRYNGMPIEVGPLASLVVGLAAKNPHTTKVATQFLKDTGLPTEAIFSTLGRTAARCLEAKILVENGLQAWDSLVENLKSDQSTCAPYVIDKNKEYKGRYIGQVPRGMLSHWVRIKNGVVENYQAVVPSTWNAGARDAKGQSGPYEMSLIGTKIADLTQPLEIIRTIHSFDPCIACSVHVMDIKGRDFGEFRVDPSFARFDKAKKEDCHAPSQ, encoded by the coding sequence ATGTCTAAAAAAATCATTGTCGATCCCATTACCCGCATTGAGGGGCATTTGCGTATTGAGGTCGTTGTAGATGATAACAATGTCATCACAGACGCGCATTCTTGCTCAACCCTCTTTAGGGGGCTAGAAACCATCATTAAAAATCGCGACCCTAGAGATGCGGGCTTTATCGCCCAACGCATTTGTGGGGTTTGTACTTATTCGCACTACAAGGCGGGCATTAGCGCGGTAGAGGACGCTTTAGGCATTGTGCCCCCTTTGAATGCCCAGCTTGTGCGCTCACTGATGAATATCGCACTCCTCTTGCATGATCATGTAGTGCATTTCTACACTTTGCACGGGCTAGATTGGTGCGATTTGTTGAGCGCTCTCAAAGCCGATCCCAAAAAAGCCAGCCAAATCGCCTTTGATTATTGCGACTATCCCTTAGACACGGGCGAGGACACTTTAAAAGCGGTGCAAAAACGCGTGGGGGATTTTGCCAAACAGGGCGCGCTGGGTCCCTTTGCCAATGGCTATTATGGGCATAAAACTTACCATTTGAGCCCGGAGCAAAATTTGATCGTGCTCTCACACTATCTAAATCTGCTTGCTATCCAGCGTGAGGCGGCAAAGATGACGGCGATCTTTGGGGCTAAACAACCCCATCCCCAAAGCCTCACGGTGGGGGGGATCACCTCCGTGCGCGATGTGCTTGATCCAACCCGTTTAGCCGAGTGGAAAAGCAAATTTGAGATTGTAAAAAACTTCGTAGAGCGCGCCTATTACCCGGATTTAGTGATGGCAGCCCAAATGTTTAAAAATGAACAAAGTGTTTTACATGGCTGTGGGGTGAAAAACTTCATCGCCCATGAAGAAATCTTGCTCAGTCGGGACAAATATTTATTGAGTTCGGGCGTGGTGCTCAATGGCGATCTAAACACCTTACACCCCATTAATGAAGATTGGATCAAAGAGGATGTAACGCACTCGTGGTATAAATACGACAGCAAAGAAACAGAACTCCACCCCTATGATGGGCAAACAACCCCCGATTATACCGGCTTTAAAGAGGGGCAGAGTATAGGACTAAGTGGCAAACTAGAACCTAGCAAGGTGCTAGACACTCAGGGCAAATATTCATGGATCAAAGCCCCGCGCTACAATGGCATGCCTATAGAAGTGGGACCCTTAGCCTCTTTGGTGGTAGGCTTGGCAGCTAAAAACCCACACACGACAAAAGTCGCTACCCAGTTTTTAAAAGATACAGGCTTGCCCACAGAGGCGATCTTTAGCACCCTAGGGCGCACGGCAGCGCGCTGTTTGGAAGCTAAGATTTTAGTGGAAAATGGGCTACAAGCTTGGGATTCGTTGGTAGAGAATTTAAAATCCGATCAAAGCACTTGCGCGCCCTATGTGATTGATAAGAATAAAGAATACAAGGGGCGTTATATTGGGCAAGTGCCAAGAGGTATGCTCAGTCATTGGGTGCGCATTAAAAACGGCGTGGTGGAGAATTATCAGGCGGTCGTGCCCTCTACTTGGAATGCGGGCGCGCGCGATGCAAAAGGGCAGAGCGGACCTTATGAGATGAGCTTAATAGGCACAAAAATCGCGGATTTGACTCAGCCCTTAGAAATCATCCGCACCATCCACTCCTTTGACCCTTGCATCGCCTGCTCGGTGCATGTGATGGATATCAAGGGGCGCGATTTTGGCGAGTTTAGAGTCGATCCTAGCTTTGCGCGCTTTGATAAAGCTAAAAAGGAGGACTGCCATGCCCCATCCCAATAA
- a CDS encoding hydrogenase small subunit — protein sequence MQESYDALFKSMTERLEKLESLNAHNADKNLHVEIEKGGFERRDFMKWVGAMTATLALPASFAPLTAKAVEMANRLPVIWLHMAECTGCSESLLRSEDPSIDSIIFDYINLEYHETIMVASGHQADLSLEQAIEKHKGNYILMVEGGIPQGTEYFLTMGALARTGAQECIHAAKHAKAIFAIGTCSSFGGVQAAYPNPSNAQALSKIISQPIINVPGCPPSEKNIVGNIIYFLMFDALPRLDAFNRPTWAYGRRVHDLCERRGHFDAGEFVQHFGDENAKEGYCLYKVGCKGPYTFNNCSTLRFNSHTSWPIQAGHGCIGCSEPNFWDTMSPFEEPISNRLIVPITSAFGGVGADRVADNVGIIALSAAGIGIAMHALLAGLKKDDQGDAYV from the coding sequence ATGCAAGAGTCCTATGACGCGCTTTTTAAGAGTATGACCGAACGCCTAGAGAAATTAGAATCTTTAAATGCCCACAATGCTGATAAGAATCTCCATGTGGAGATCGAGAAAGGCGGTTTTGAGCGGCGCGATTTTATGAAGTGGGTGGGCGCGATGACAGCCACTTTAGCCCTGCCAGCTAGTTTTGCGCCGCTCACAGCCAAGGCGGTGGAGATGGCTAACCGCCTCCCTGTCATTTGGTTGCACATGGCTGAATGCACGGGGTGTAGCGAGAGTTTGCTTAGAAGCGAAGACCCTAGCATTGATAGCATCATTTTCGATTACATCAACTTGGAATACCATGAAACCATTATGGTTGCTAGCGGCCACCAAGCGGACTTAAGCCTAGAACAAGCCATTGAAAAGCACAAGGGCAATTATATTCTTATGGTGGAGGGGGGTATTCCTCAGGGCACAGAGTATTTTTTAACAATGGGTGCTTTGGCGCGCACGGGGGCTCAAGAGTGTATCCACGCTGCCAAGCACGCTAAGGCAATCTTTGCTATTGGGACTTGTTCTAGCTTTGGGGGCGTGCAAGCGGCTTATCCCAATCCCTCCAATGCGCAAGCCTTAAGTAAAATCATTTCTCAACCCATCATCAATGTCCCCGGTTGCCCCCCAAGTGAAAAAAACATCGTGGGCAATATCATTTACTTTTTGATGTTTGACGCGCTCCCTCGCTTGGATGCCTTCAATCGTCCTACATGGGCTTATGGACGGCGCGTGCATGATTTATGCGAAAGACGCGGACATTTTGACGCGGGCGAATTTGTGCAACATTTTGGCGATGAAAACGCTAAGGAGGGGTATTGTTTGTATAAAGTGGGCTGTAAGGGACCCTATACCTTTAATAACTGCTCCACTCTGCGCTTTAACTCGCATACCAGCTGGCCCATCCAAGCCGGGCATGGCTGTATTGGTTGCTCTGAACCCAATTTTTGGGACACCATGAGTCCCTTTGAAGAACCTATCTCTAACCGCTTGATTGTGCCCATTACCAGCGCGTTTGGAGGAGTAGGAGCAGATAGAGTTGCAGACAATGTAGGAATCATTGCCCTAAGTGCAGCTGGGATTGGCATAGCGATGCACGCCCTTTTAGCCGGATTAAAAAAAGATGATCAAGGAGATGCCTATGTCTAA